The Cyanobacteriota bacterium region CAACATCACTACTCCAATCACCGTTGCCCCAGCGTAGTCATATTGCTCTAAGCGCTGAAAAATCAGCACAGGTGCAATTAAATCCTTAAAGGGCGTGTTAGAG contains the following coding sequences:
- a CDS encoding sulfate ABC transporter permease subunit CysT, translating into SNTPFKDLIAPVLIFQRLEQYDYAGATVIGVVMLIISLIMLVGINLLQAWGRRYDDR